One Onthophagus taurus isolate NC chromosome 11, IU_Otau_3.0, whole genome shotgun sequence genomic window carries:
- the LOC139431791 gene encoding uncharacterized protein, translating into MAERKKVLTVNRGQIKARITRFETYIEKALPENANEARIRLEHVKDALAEFNEIQSELELIDENELTGNERDNFENKYFAILSKATEFVEKHIIRTPTTSAAASDTIDVYALPRQSDSSQQKNVKLPTLDLPKFYGDYVDWVHFDETFCALVHNDPHMDDINKFYYLISCLKGDAAKTIASLEITRDNYKIARDLLKERFENKEKIIKTHVSALFELPAITKESHMHLRRLLDDYNRHTRALKALGEPVEQWGTLLIHILARKLDETTRFKWEEHVVETYKRKQMPDAQSMIDFLTNRCNVFETIERGKPKIGKVSAHLTVDKAECYLCKGNHMIYNCGKFKDLDVKTKYNEAKRLKLCINCLKGGHFASKCKSLSTCKKCAERHNTLLHVAKPIPTATNITPENTKENDEQPTVQALKATNEQNVFLSTAIVEVKNGEGKWQRARALLDSGSQSNFITNDLTQRLKLHTYKVDLPVTGINQTATRITEGVSTQIKSIYNNFHANLSFLTIEQISDEFPNFRVKQKEMQIPAQVKLADPNFCEPSQIDLLLGAGIFAQLVSIGQIKLGSGLPTLQKSVLGWIVSGPVAICNLNVHNPKIHCSLTIDKIGKQLENFWRIEDFSIPKPYSKEEAKCEELFAKTTVKNNTGHFVVQLPMRMKSTKLGESLQMATERFLKLEKRLVNDVATYESYRNFMAEYESLGHMSRIQENMNNVWQENTYYLPHHAVLKDSSTTTKLRVVFDGSAKTTSGLSLNDILMVGPTIQQELVLILYRFREHNYVITADIAKMYRQVFVSNECTDLQRILWRSDIRQPLHHYRLNTVTYGTASAAFLAIRSLQQIAYDIKQDLPRISSIILRDFYVDDLLTGTNTISQAFEIKRQLTEALQHYGFELRKWQSNIDEFDQNKEGTDHCLTKDIETKTLGLVWNSATDTLHYRVKFIPPTSGVTKRTILSTISQIFDPLGLIAPTTVRAKLVLQKLWQLQTHWDESIPEELHSTWIKLCNGFSALNTIKIHRHAFLNNFDDFQIHGFCDASQTAYGACIYIRTRKGNKVRTSLLTSKTRVAPLKGLTVPRLELCGALLLANLLTNTLRALNNVPTSIILWCDSMITLNWINSEPSRWQVFVSNRVAQIQELTEQNQWRHIPSMDNPADLASRGMDASALVNADIWWTGPQWLSQTEENWPSKEIKGISEVPEARKNKMVFINVQKLDLFSKYSSLHRLQRVTAYCLKFIDRTKNKTKNPCSEISGDELKNALWKLIRIAQLESFSSEIKRLKAGQSLPSDSGLLGLDPFLIDDLLRVGDRLANSDYPFDARHPIILPKGHKLTYLIMRDEHLRNLHVGPQGLLATIRQRFWPVNGLNTIKGVLRTCITCFRAKPKDVMYKMANLPRVRALESKPFDNVGIDFAGPFNIKDGKLRNRAIIKAYLCIFVCFTTKAVHLEVVGELSTDAFLNALKRFISRRGLCQNI; encoded by the coding sequence ATGGCAGAACGAAAGAAAGTTTTAACAGTAAATAGAGGTCAAATAAAAGCAAGAATTACTAGATTTGAAACGTATATTGAAAAAGCGTTACCGGAAAATGCAAACGAGGCAAGAATTCGGTTAGAACACGTCAAGGACGCTTTAGCCGAGTTTAACGAGATACAATCAGAATTAGAATTAATCGACGAAAACGAGCTAACAGGCAATGAACgcgataattttgaaaataagtaTTTTGCGATCCTATCTAAGGCGACTGAATTCGTGGAAAAACACATAATACGGACACCGACTACGTCGGCAGCGGCAAGTGATACAATAGATGTTTACGCGCTTCCGAGACAAAGCGATTCAagtcaacaaaaaaatgtaaaattaccGACGTTAGATCTTCCTAAGTTTTATGGTGATTACGTGGATTGGGTACATTTCGATGAAACTTTTTGTGCTTTGGTACATAATGATCCGCATATGGATGatataaacaagttttattatttgatcAGCTGTTTAAAGGGTGATGCGGCGAAAACAATCGCTTCATTAGAGATAACGCGAGATAACTACAAGATTGCACGTGATTTGTTAAAAGAAAGATTcgagaacaaagaaaaaataataaaaactcaCGTATCGGCGTTGTTCGAATTACCAGCGATTACAAAGGAATCTCATATGCATTTACGTCGTTTACTTGACGATTACAACAGACACACGCGCGCATTAAAGGCATTAGGTGAACCCGTCGAGCAATGGGGTACGCTTTTAATTCATATCTTAGCcagaaaattagatgaaacaACGCGATTTAAATGGGAAGAACACGTTGTTGAAAcgtacaaaagaaaacaaatgCCAGATGCACAAAGTATgattgattttttaacaaaccgATGCAATGTTTTCGAAACGATCGAAAGAGGCAAACCAAAAATTGGAAAGGTATCGGCACATTTGACCGTCGACAAAGCGGAATGCTACCTATGCAAGGGAAATCACATGATCTACAATtgcggtaaatttaaagatttagatGTAAAAACAAAGTATAACGAGGCAAAACGATTGAAACTTTGTATCAATTGTTTGAAGGGTGGCCATTTTGCGAGTAAATGTAAGTCGTTGTCCACGTGCAAAAAATGTGCGGAAAGGCATAATACATTGTTGCATGTAGCAAAACCAATTCCAACAGCGACAAATATAACACCAGAGAACACCAAAGAAAACGATGAACAACCAACCGTACAAGCTTTGAAGGCCACCAACGAgcagaatgtttttttgtCAACAGCGATAGTTGAAGTAAAGAATGGAGAAGGTAAATGGCAAAGAGCACGAGCTTTATTGGATTCTGGTTCTCAATCCAACTTTATTACAAATGATTTAACCCAAAGGTTGAAACTGCACACATACAAGGTAGATTTGCCAGTAACAGGAATTAACCAAACAGCTACACGTATTACCGAAGGCGTGAGTACACagattaaatcgatttataacaatttccacgcaaatttatcatttttgacTATTGAGCAGATTTCTGAcgaatttccaaattttagAGTAAAACAGAAGGAGATGCAAATACCAGCACAGGTAAAATTGGCTGATCCTAATTTCTGCGAACCTAGTCAGATCGATCTTCTATTGGGAGCAGGAATTTTCGCACAGTTAGTTTCCATTGGACAGATCAAACTTGGCAGTGGATTACCTACATTACAGAAGAGCGTGTTGGGATGGATTGTATCAGGACCGGTAGCGATATGCAATTTAAACGTACACAACCCAAAAATCCATTGCAGTCTTACTATTGACAAAATCGGAAAACAATTGGAGAACTTTTGGAGAATAGAAGACTTTTCAATCCCAAAGCCTTATTCCAAAGAAGAGGCCAAATGCGAGGAACTATTTGCAAAGACAACAGTAAAAAACAACACGGGACATTTTGTGGTACAGCTTCCAATGCGTATGAAAAGCACAAAATTGGGTGAGTCACTTCAGATGGCAACCGAACGATtcttaaaactagaaaaaagGTTAGTCAATGACGTAGCTACTTATGAATCATACAGGAACTTCATGGCAGAATATGAAAGTCTGGGACATATGAGCAGAATCCAAGAAAACATGAACAATGTTTGGCAAGAAAATACTTATTACCTACCACACCATGCTGTGTTGAAAGACTCTAGTACTACTACAAAGTTGAGAGTGGTTTTTGATGGATCTGCAAAAACTACTTCAGGTCTGTCATTAAATGACATTCTAATGGTTGGGCCGACAATACAACAAGAACTGGTATTGATTTTATATCGTTTTAGAGAGCATAATTATGTCATAACCGCTGATATTGCCAAAATGTATCGCCAGGTTTTCGTTAGTAATGAGTGCACGGatttacaaagaattttaTGGAGATCAGATATTAGACAACCTCTGCATCATTACAGACTTAACACGGTTACTTATGGAACGGCGTCAGCTGCATTTTTGGCAATTAGAAGTTTACAACAAATTGCGTACGACATCAAACAGGATTTACCTCGGATTAGCAGTATTATTTTGAGGGATTTTTATGTAGATGATTTGCTGACTGGCACGAATACTATCAGTCAAgcttttgaaataaaacgacAACTAACAGAGGCATTACAACATTATGGTTTTGAGTTGAGAAAATGGCAATCGAATATAGATGAATTCGACCAAAATAAGGAAGGAACGGATCATTGTTTAACAAAGGACATCGAAACTAAAACTCTTGGATTGGTTTGGAATTCAGCTACGGATACTTTACATTACAGAGTTAAATTCATTCCTCCAACAAGCGGTGTAACGAAACGAACTATACTATCTACCATATCACAGATTTTTGATCCATTGGGATTAATAGCACCTACTACTGTTAGAGCGAAGTTAGTCCTACAGAAACTGTGGCAATTACAGACCCATTGGGATGAATCGATTCCTGAAGAGCTGCATAGCACTTGGATAAAGCTATGTAATGGTTTTTCAGCATTGAATACGATCAAAATTCACCGTCatgcatttttaaataactttgatgattttcaaatACACGGTTTTTGCGATGCTTCTCAGACTGCATATGGGGCTTGTATTTACATAAGGACAAGAAAGGGAAATAAAGTAAGAACATCATTGTTAACTTCCAAAACAAGAGTGGCACCTTTAAAGGGGCTAACAGTACCGAGATTAGAGCTTTGCGGAGCACTTTTATTAGCGAACTTATTGACGAATACACTTAGAGCATTAAATAATGTTCCTACGTCTATCATTCTTTGGTGCGATTCAATGATAACATTAAACTGGATCAACTCGGAGCCAAGCAGATGGCAAGTATTTGTATCAAATCGAGTTGCACAAATTCAAGAATTAACCGAACAAAATCAATGGAGGCACATTCCATCTATGGACAATCCAGCAGATCTGGCATCCAGGGGAATGGATGCTTCAGCACTTGTAAATGCAGATATATGGTGGACTGGCCCTCAGTGGTTATCACAAACAGAAGAGAATTGGCCGAGCAAGGAGATAAAAGGCATAAGTGAGGTGCCAGAAGctaggaaaaataaaatggtatTTATAAACGTTcaaaaacttgatttattttcaaaatattcatCGTTACATAGGTTACAAAGAGTTACAGCTTATTGTTTAAAGTTTATCGACAGAACTAAGAACAAAACTAAGAATCCTTGTAGTGAAATTTCTGGGGACGAGCTTAAAAATGCTCTCTGGAAACTGATAAGAATTGCTCAGTTGGAAAGCTTTTCTAGCGAGATTAAACGGTTAAAGGCTGGACAAAGCTTACCTAGTGACAGTGGTTTGTTGGGTTTGGATCCATTTCTCATTGATGACCTGTTGCGAGTTGGTGATAGATTGGCCAATAGCGACTATCCCTTTGATGCCAGACACCCTATTATATTACCAAAAGGACATAAACTAACTTACCTGATTATGCGAGATGAACACTTGCGTAACTTACATGTTGGACCTCAGGGTCTTCTGGCAACTATAAGACAAAGATTTTGGCCAGTAAATGGTTTAAATACTATAAAGGGAGTTTTACGAACATGTATTACTTGTTTTAGAGCTAAACCTAAGGATGTAATGTATAAAATGGCTAACTTACCGCGTGTTAGAGCTCTTGAAAGCAAGCCTTTTGATAACGTTGGAATAGATTTCGCTGGACCGTTTAACATAAAGGACgggaaattaagaaatcgAGCCATTATCAAGGcctatttatgtatttttgtttgCTTTACTACAAAGGCGGTACACCTGGAGGTGGTTGGTGAATTGAGTACTGATGCCTTTTTGAATGCTTTAAAAAGGTTCATTTCACGACGCGGATTGTGTCAAAACATTTAA